In Clostridium sp. DL-VIII, the following proteins share a genomic window:
- a CDS encoding YtxH domain-containing protein, producing MTILVVLVIVIFILAIVGTVAHAAGLVDDTIKAGNEYSKYPLDNYQLDFYVDNSWDWLPWNWLDGIGKQVMYGLYAITNFIWTISLFLSNATGYLVQEAYSLDFISVTADSIGKNMQTIAGISINGFSTDGFYGGFLLILILILGIYVAYIGLIKRETTKAIHASVNFVVVFILSAAFIAYAPDYIEKINGFSADISNASLSMGTKIVMPNSKSQGKDSVDLIRDSLFSIQVQQPWLLLQYDNSDIKAIGENRVEKLLSTSPDANNGKDREEIVKSEIEDRKNTNLTITKTINRLGMVFFLFIFNIGISAFVFLLTGIMIFSQVLFIIYAMFLPVSFLLSMIPTFESMTRRAITKLFNTIMSRAGITLIVTTAFSISTMLYTLSTGYPFFLIAFLQIVTFAGIYFKLGDLMSMFSLQSGESQSMGRQILRRPRMLMLAHMHRLQYKLRRSISDNGKKSNAGKKSSKDYGTSASRTRQADHTRPDGNTQKTSFGKQVGQAAGTVMDTKDRIKDTAGQFKEQAEDLPVNAKYALHHGKSKIVDGISDFKTSVTDTRKARQQGRKDKQDQRRMTIAERRSKMEQEHKRKAKNATEPRNGAYSNHERPATADIQGRTDCPSKNDKIENIRRATGSTSTNDRKFTDRPNKRIVKESIEQPNGGNVDKQSSKKERKLIKPEKASIKAERKCVSDSQNKRAFSINKQPQKVVYPASTEKTPQRQFIKEHKITVKRGIGNQKKVKIANAATAIKKRGQKK from the coding sequence ATTACTATACTTGTAGTATTAGTGATTGTTATTTTTATATTAGCAATAGTGGGGACAGTAGCACATGCGGCGGGACTTGTTGATGATACTATTAAAGCCGGTAATGAATACAGCAAGTATCCACTTGATAATTATCAGCTTGATTTTTACGTAGATAATAGTTGGGATTGGCTTCCTTGGAATTGGCTTGATGGCATTGGAAAACAAGTTATGTATGGCCTGTATGCAATTACAAATTTCATATGGACCATAAGCCTTTTTTTATCAAATGCCACAGGTTATCTTGTACAGGAAGCATATTCTCTAGATTTCATATCAGTAACAGCAGATTCCATTGGAAAGAATATGCAGACTATAGCAGGTATTAGCATAAATGGTTTTTCTACAGATGGTTTCTATGGAGGATTTTTATTGATTCTCATTTTGATACTTGGCATTTATGTTGCCTATATAGGGCTTATCAAAAGGGAAACTACAAAAGCTATTCATGCATCTGTTAATTTTGTGGTGGTGTTTATACTCTCAGCGGCATTTATTGCCTATGCGCCAGACTATATAGAAAAAATAAATGGCTTTTCTGCTGATATTAGTAATGCCAGTTTATCAATGGGTACGAAAATCGTTATGCCAAACTCTAAAAGTCAAGGTAAAGATAGTGTAGATCTTATTCGAGACAGTTTATTTTCTATACAGGTACAACAACCGTGGCTGTTACTACAATATGATAACTCTGATATAAAAGCTATTGGCGAAAATAGAGTAGAAAAGCTGCTTTCTACAAGTCCAGATGCTAACAACGGTAAAGATAGAGAGGAAATAGTAAAGTCTGAAATAGAGGACAGAAAAAATACAAATCTTACTATTACAAAAACCATTAACCGTTTAGGTATGGTATTCTTTCTCTTTATTTTTAATATTGGAATTTCTGCCTTTGTGTTTCTGCTTACTGGTATCATGATTTTTTCACAGGTACTGTTTATTATTTATGCAATGTTTTTACCTGTCAGCTTTCTTTTAAGCATGATACCTACCTTTGAAAGCATGACAAGGCGTGCTATCACAAAATTATTTAATACTATTATGTCAAGAGCTGGTATTACGCTGATAGTTACAACTGCCTTTAGTATCTCTACTATGCTTTACACATTGTCTACTGGCTATCCGTTCTTTTTGATAGCCTTTTTGCAGATAGTAACTTTTGCAGGTATCTATTTTAAATTAGGAGATTTAATGAGCATGTTTTCACTTCAAAGCGGTGAATCTCAAAGTATGGGAAGACAAATTTTAAGAAGACCTCGTATGTTAATGCTAGCTCATATGCATCGCTTACAGTATAAACTTAGGCGTTCGATTTCAGACAATGGAAAGAAATCAAATGCAGGTAAAAAATCCAGTAAAGATTATGGAACTTCTGCTTCAAGAACTAGACAAGCAGATCACACCAGACCAGACGGAAATACTCAAAAAACATCTTTTGGGAAACAAGTTGGACAAGCAGCGGGTACAGTAATGGATACAAAAGATCGTATTAAAGATACCGCAGGACAGTTTAAAGAACAGGCAGAAGATTTGCCAGTAAATGCGAAATATGCTTTGCATCATGGAAAATCGAAGATTGTAGATGGAATTTCTGACTTTAAAACCAGCGTTACAGATACAAGAAAAGCAAGACAGCAAGGAAGAAAAGATAAGCAGGATCAAAGAAGAATGACGATTGCGGAGCGCCGCTCAAAGATGGAACAAGAACATAAACGTAAAGCTAAAAATGCTACAGAACCGAGAAATGGAGCTTATTCCAATCATGAAAGACCTGCTACGGCTGATATACAGGGAAGAACGGATTGTCCTAGTAAAAATGACAAAATAGAGAATATACGAAGAGCTACAGGATCTACTAGTACTAATGATAGAAAATTTACTGACAGACCGAATAAAAGAATTGTTAAAGAATCTATTGAACAACCAAATGGCGGTAATGTAGATAAACAATCATCAAAAAAAGAACGTAAGCTTATAAAACCAGAGAAAGCTTCAATTAAAGCAGAACGCAAATGTGTATCTGATAGTCAGAATAAGCGAGCCTTTAGTATAAATAAACAGCCACAAAAAGTTGTTTATCCTGCATCAACAGAAAAAACACCTCAAAGGCAATTTATAAAAGAACACAAAATTACCGTTAAACGTGGAATAGGCAATCAGAAAAAAGTAAAAATCGCTAATGCTGCTACAGCCATTAAGAAGAGAGGTCAGAAGAAATGA